One stretch of Nitrospirota bacterium DNA includes these proteins:
- the sucD gene encoding succinate--CoA ligase subunit alpha, giving the protein MSILVNKKTRIIVQGITGKEGSFHALACKEYGTKVVGGVTPGKGGTELEGIPIFNTVAESVQKVKPNVSMIFVPPPFAADAILEAADSEIPLIICITEGIPVTDMVKVKRYLAGKKSRLIGPNCPGIITPEECKIGIMPGFIHKKGHVGVVSRSGTLTYEAVWQLTQRGLGQSSCVGIGGDPVNGTNFVDILELFENDPETHAIVMIGEIGGDAEEKAAAFISKHVTKPVVGFIAGMTAPPGRRMGHAGAIIAGGKGGALDKVRALEKGGVTVIDNPAKIGETVEKRLKSLKKKPLKSIKKAVPKSKKRGIASKKVAVRKKVKGRR; this is encoded by the coding sequence ATGAGCATACTTGTAAATAAAAAAACCAGAATTATCGTGCAGGGGATAACCGGAAAAGAAGGTTCGTTTCATGCGTTAGCCTGTAAAGAGTATGGAACCAAGGTGGTGGGGGGCGTCACGCCGGGAAAAGGGGGAACCGAGCTGGAAGGGATTCCGATCTTTAATACGGTGGCCGAGTCAGTTCAAAAAGTGAAGCCAAACGTCTCGATGATCTTCGTGCCACCTCCGTTTGCCGCCGATGCAATACTTGAAGCTGCAGATTCAGAAATTCCTCTAATTATTTGTATTACTGAGGGAATTCCTGTAACAGACATGGTTAAAGTGAAACGTTATCTAGCTGGTAAAAAGAGCCGCCTCATCGGCCCCAATTGTCCCGGCATTATTACGCCCGAAGAGTGCAAGATTGGTATTATGCCGGGTTTCATCCATAAAAAGGGCCACGTGGGAGTCGTATCCCGAAGTGGCACCTTAACCTATGAGGCGGTATGGCAGTTGACCCAGCGGGGTCTAGGGCAGAGTAGCTGTGTCGGGATCGGCGGGGATCCGGTCAACGGGACTAATTTTGTCGATATTCTGGAGCTATTTGAAAATGATCCTGAAACGCATGCAATCGTCATGATCGGCGAGATTGGCGGAGATGCCGAAGAGAAAGCCGCCGCTTTTATCTCCAAACATGTGACCAAACCGGTGGTAGGATTCATCGCCGGAATGACAGCGCCTCCCGGAAGAAGGATGGGCCATGCCGGAGCGATCATCGCAGGAGGCAAAGGGGGAGCTTTAGACAAAGTGAGGGCTCTTGAAAAAGGGGGCGTGACAGTGATCGATAATCCGGCTAAGATCGGAGAAACTGTCGAAAAGAGATTGAAGAGTCTGAAAAAGAAACCGCTCAAAAGTATCAAAAAAGCGGTTCCGAAATCAAAAAAGCGAGGAATTGCCAGTAAGAAAGTAGCGGTTAGGAAAAAGGTAAAAGGCCGGCGATAA
- a CDS encoding cold-shock protein, whose translation MAKGTVKWFNASKGYGFISQEGGEDVFVHFSAILGDGFKTLKEGDSVEFEVSSGAKGPQASNVKVV comes from the coding sequence GTGGCAAAAGGTACGGTCAAGTGGTTTAACGCCAGCAAAGGTTATGGATTTATTTCTCAAGAAGGCGGAGAAGATGTTTTTGTTCATTTTTCCGCGATATTGGGAGATGGCTTTAAGACTTTAAAAGAAGGAGATAGCGTCGAATTTGAAGTCTCCAGCGGAGCAAAAGGCCCCCAGGCAAGTAATGTAAAAGTGGTTTAA
- a CDS encoding NAD-dependent deacylase, translating into MKEQIEITKKRLATANAVTVLTGSGISADSGIPTFRGEDGLWKNHRAEDLATQAAFARDPRLVWEWYDWRRGIIATKEPNPGHYMVAELEKSFTRFHLITQNVDGLHEKGGSTNPIELHGNIWKVRCTHCHRISFNFDVPIRLLPTCLECGGLLRPHIVWFGEQLETSDMDKSYAAVQHSDVMFVIGTSGVVHPAASLAGIAKRNGSFLVEINLEKTPISGEMDHTFLGRAQDILPHFMG; encoded by the coding sequence ATGAAAGAACAGATTGAAATTACCAAAAAAAGGCTGGCCACAGCCAATGCAGTGACGGTTTTGACCGGCTCAGGGATCTCGGCAGACAGTGGAATTCCGACGTTTCGAGGTGAAGATGGTCTTTGGAAGAATCATCGAGCAGAGGATCTCGCGACCCAGGCCGCGTTTGCCAGGGATCCTCGACTGGTTTGGGAATGGTATGATTGGCGTCGCGGAATCATTGCAACCAAAGAGCCGAATCCAGGCCACTACATGGTCGCGGAACTCGAAAAGTCTTTTACCCGCTTTCATTTGATTACTCAGAATGTCGACGGACTTCATGAAAAAGGTGGAAGCACCAATCCTATTGAACTACATGGTAATATCTGGAAAGTCCGATGCACGCATTGCCACCGGATTTCATTTAATTTTGATGTGCCCATCCGACTCTTGCCGACCTGTCTGGAATGTGGTGGACTCCTGCGCCCCCATATCGTCTGGTTCGGTGAACAGTTAGAGACGTCCGACATGGACAAATCATACGCCGCGGTCCAGCATTCCGATGTCATGTTTGTAATTGGAACTTCAGGTGTCGTTCACCCTGCCGCTTCTCTGGCGGGAATCGCAAAACGAAACGGTTCATTTTTAGTTGAAATTAATCTTGAAAAGACTCCCATTTCCGGGGAGATGGACCATACCTTTTTAGGAAGGGCGCAAGACATTCTCCCTCATTTCATGGGGTAA
- a CDS encoding anaerobic glycerol-3-phosphate dehydrogenase subunit C, protein MKPSLSTKNLHETLEYCYGCSQCISYCPFYPATFSILEEENQKKIPLLTDRIDQIIDLCYDCKLCSTSCSFDKDLPHDVLLVKSEHFQEQGRSFLKWMFAHVEKVQKWGATFADLSNFILNNAPIRFLLEKIVGLHKKRIMPRFYRQTFLKWFIRHEKERPLVRSSRKVAYFYGCFTNYHRPSEGISAIKILEKNGIEVVVPEQVCCGLPQVSEGDLTGIEKYDENLSHLIPWIEKGYDIVVTSVPCSLTIKKEFPKHAESLLAGKVAAHTYDISEYLMKLHREGELISPDQPVHEKVAYHVACHLKAQEMGYPAYDLLKLVPGLTRSIIDRGCCGLAGTMGYHKEGFDLAQKIGEKMINGISEENPTLAASDCPKCNIQIKQGTGIEALHPLEIFIKGYKK, encoded by the coding sequence ATGAAACCCTCTTTAAGCACTAAAAACCTTCACGAAACACTTGAATACTGTTATGGTTGTTCACAATGTATTTCGTATTGCCCCTTTTATCCGGCGACTTTCTCCATTCTCGAGGAGGAGAATCAGAAAAAAATTCCCCTGCTGACTGATCGAATTGATCAGATCATTGATCTTTGCTACGACTGCAAACTCTGCAGCACCTCTTGTTCATTTGATAAAGACCTTCCACACGATGTGTTGCTCGTCAAGTCGGAACATTTCCAGGAGCAGGGGAGGTCATTTCTAAAATGGATGTTTGCCCATGTCGAGAAGGTTCAAAAATGGGGAGCGACCTTTGCGGACCTTTCTAATTTTATTCTTAATAATGCGCCGATTCGATTTCTTCTGGAAAAGATAGTAGGTCTCCACAAAAAAAGAATCATGCCCAGATTTTATCGCCAGACCTTCTTGAAATGGTTTATCCGCCACGAGAAGGAGAGACCTCTCGTTCGTTCCAGTAGGAAGGTCGCCTATTTTTATGGATGCTTTACGAATTACCACCGTCCAAGTGAAGGAATCTCGGCAATCAAAATTCTTGAAAAAAACGGAATCGAAGTGGTTGTTCCCGAGCAGGTCTGCTGCGGTCTTCCCCAGGTTTCGGAGGGAGATCTGACGGGCATCGAAAAATACGATGAAAATCTTTCTCACCTGATCCCATGGATCGAGAAGGGGTATGATATCGTTGTAACCTCTGTTCCCTGCAGTCTAACGATCAAGAAGGAATTTCCCAAGCATGCGGAATCCCTGCTCGCTGGAAAAGTCGCTGCTCATACGTATGATATCAGCGAATATCTGATGAAGCTTCATCGGGAAGGGGAACTGATTTCGCCTGATCAACCGGTTCACGAAAAGGTCGCTTACCATGTCGCCTGTCATTTGAAAGCGCAAGAGATGGGATATCCGGCTTACGATTTGTTGAAATTGGTGCCGGGACTCACTCGCAGTATTATCGATCGGGGTTGCTGTGGTCTGGCTGGAACCATGGGGTATCACAAGGAAGGTTTTGATCTCGCCCAGAAAATCGGAGAAAAGATGATTAACGGGATCTCCGAAGAAAACCCGACCCTGGCCGCCAGCGATTGTCCAAAATGCAATATTCAGATAAAACAGGGAACGGGGATCGAGGCACTTCATCCTCTCGAAATCTTCATAAAAGGATACAAAAAATGA
- a CDS encoding acetyl-CoA carboxylase carboxyltransferase subunit alpha, translating to MTDFLDFEKPLQDIELRINQLKETPSPDLKIQEEVAKLQKKFNQLLFEIYSRLTPWQKVQVARHNQRPTFSDYIKVIFEQPMELHGDRLSADDQSIVGGLAKFKGRSVVYLGNQKGKTLKERVQRNFGMANPEGYRKALRLMRLADKFNFPIISMVDTPGAYPGIGAEERGQSEAIARNLFEMSRLSVPVISIIIGEGGSGGALALGVADRIIMLEHSVYSVISPEGCAAILWKESGKTKEATEALKMTAQELYAAKVIDVILLEPLGGAHRNPKEMAETCAKCIDSHLTVLESISPDKRTSLRYEKYRKMGPFVEF from the coding sequence ATGACCGATTTTCTAGACTTTGAAAAGCCCCTTCAGGACATTGAACTGAGAATCAACCAACTTAAAGAAACCCCTTCCCCTGACCTTAAAATCCAGGAAGAGGTCGCAAAACTCCAGAAAAAATTCAATCAACTCCTCTTTGAGATTTATTCCAGATTAACCCCCTGGCAAAAGGTTCAGGTCGCACGACATAACCAGCGCCCCACCTTTTCCGACTACATCAAGGTCATATTCGAACAACCAATGGAACTTCATGGGGACCGTCTTAGCGCGGATGACCAGTCAATCGTCGGAGGTCTTGCCAAATTCAAGGGAAGATCGGTCGTTTATCTCGGCAATCAAAAAGGAAAAACCTTAAAGGAGAGGGTACAGAGAAACTTTGGAATGGCTAACCCGGAGGGTTACAGAAAGGCACTCAGGTTAATGCGGTTAGCCGATAAATTTAATTTTCCCATTATCTCTATGGTGGATACCCCGGGAGCCTACCCCGGAATAGGCGCTGAAGAAAGAGGTCAGTCGGAAGCGATCGCAAGAAATCTTTTTGAAATGTCACGCCTTTCTGTACCTGTGATTTCGATCATTATCGGCGAAGGGGGCAGCGGCGGCGCCTTGGCGCTCGGTGTGGCCGACCGGATTATTATGCTTGAGCATTCCGTCTATTCGGTGATTTCACCGGAAGGATGCGCCGCAATTCTATGGAAAGAGAGCGGAAAAACAAAAGAAGCGACTGAAGCGCTCAAAATGACTGCACAGGAACTTTACGCGGCAAAGGTAATCGATGTCATTCTCCTGGAACCACTTGGGGGTGCTCATAGAAACCCAAAAGAAATGGCCGAAACCTGTGCAAAATGTATCGATTCCCACCTGACTGTACTTGAAAGTATCTCCCCTGATAAAAGAACCTCCCTCCGATACGAGAAATATCGAAAAATGGGTCCCTTCGTCGAATTTTAG
- the dnaE gene encoding DNA polymerase III subunit alpha: protein MTTPFVHLHLHTMYSLLEASIQIEPLIDLAAEYEMPAVAITDYANLFGTVEFYKAALKKGIQPIIGCELFVAPKSRMTKENSNLTAPYYNLILLAENQAGYQNLLKLVSLAHMEGFYFKPRIDKALLSENSKGLIALSGASKGEIPYLLERGQVELAHEAAREYQEILGKENFYLELCDNGLFEQKKINEELIKLGRTASIPLAASNNCHYLRQEDALSLEILHCLASGRTLHQKNHLASESNQLYFKSGDEMALLFKETPEAVSNTLLISERCAGKVKLISGNTYLPQYQVPNELSRDAYLSELAHHGLEERLKKVDFALHPVYKKRLEDELAMLSKMGYAGYLLIVWDIINYARTHRIPVGPGRGSAAGSLVAYAVKITDIDPLEYGLIFERFLNPERVSMPDIDMDFCVDGREAVIQYVVNKYGSDHVAQIITFGTMAAKGSIRDVGRVLDIPYAEVDKVAKLIPNELNITLEKALEQEPKIKELMTSDPKVNELMTRAQSIEGLARHASTHAAGIVISDKPLIEHVPLYRGTHDEIVTQFSMGDIEKIGLVKFDFLGLRTLTVIREAEKIIQKSQPFDISTIPTNDPATFELLCKGNTLGIFQLESRGMVDLMTKMHPERFEDLIALLALYRPGPIQSGMLDDFIKRKRGKTKIAYEHPLLEEILKETYGVIVYQEQVMKIANVLAGFSLGDADLLRRAMGKKLPEEMEKQKTIFIEGAKKNKIPEKKAEKIFDLMAYFAGYGFNKSHSAAYALITYQTAYLKTHFPIPFMVALLSSEMGNPDKIVQYFSECKAMGIKILPPDINESRSRFTITDEGIRFGLAAIKNVGEAAIEVIIANRIADGPFRSIFNLCKRVDLRKVNKRVFEGLIKGGALSNLKGNRAQQMAVLEKAMEDGSLFQKEEEAGQERLFSFAPDESAEKTDSESNLPETSEWDEATLLKNEKESLGFYISSHPLVRFESELKRYYLSDIAAIEEKNDSEEVRMAGLISSKKIMKTKRGDSMAVLKIEDLAGTIEAVIFPDLYLTTSHLLETEHPLIFSGVVDKGEKGVKLKLTKIEKLQNLPKKIPKIEILIDTDQRDEGDISNLKGLLTKYPGEAPVFLKLVTPGKKEYYMSLASSFSLQLSETSLSELSDIFGRENVNIINVQETA, encoded by the coding sequence ATGACTACGCCGTTCGTTCACCTTCACCTTCATACCATGTATTCCCTCCTAGAGGCTTCGATCCAGATTGAACCCTTAATTGATCTTGCTGCGGAATACGAAATGCCGGCAGTCGCAATCACCGACTACGCCAATCTTTTTGGAACGGTTGAATTTTATAAGGCCGCTTTAAAAAAGGGAATTCAACCGATTATTGGATGCGAGTTGTTCGTAGCACCAAAAAGCAGAATGACAAAAGAAAATTCAAACCTCACTGCCCCCTACTATAATTTAATTTTACTCGCGGAAAATCAGGCCGGATATCAAAATCTCTTGAAGCTGGTTTCGCTGGCCCACATGGAAGGGTTTTATTTCAAACCGAGAATCGACAAAGCTCTGCTTTCCGAAAACTCAAAAGGACTGATCGCCCTGTCGGGTGCCTCCAAGGGTGAAATTCCGTATCTGCTGGAGCGCGGGCAGGTTGAACTAGCCCATGAAGCGGCCCGCGAATACCAGGAAATTCTCGGAAAAGAGAATTTTTATCTCGAGCTTTGCGATAACGGCCTTTTTGAACAAAAGAAAATTAATGAGGAGTTGATTAAACTGGGAAGAACCGCATCCATACCACTTGCCGCCTCAAACAATTGCCACTACCTCAGACAGGAAGACGCCCTGTCACTTGAGATCCTTCATTGTCTGGCCAGCGGCAGAACGCTCCACCAAAAAAATCACCTCGCTTCGGAAAGCAATCAACTTTATTTTAAATCGGGCGATGAGATGGCGCTCTTGTTTAAAGAAACTCCCGAAGCCGTTTCCAACACGCTCCTGATTTCTGAACGGTGCGCAGGCAAAGTAAAATTGATTTCCGGAAACACCTACCTCCCCCAGTACCAGGTTCCGAATGAGCTGTCGAGAGATGCCTATCTTTCCGAACTGGCCCATCACGGCCTGGAAGAGCGTCTGAAAAAAGTCGATTTCGCTCTCCATCCGGTCTATAAAAAACGATTGGAAGATGAGCTCGCGATGTTGAGCAAGATGGGGTATGCCGGATATCTATTAATCGTCTGGGACATCATTAACTACGCCCGGACTCACCGGATCCCGGTCGGACCGGGTAGAGGCTCCGCGGCGGGGAGTCTGGTGGCTTATGCGGTCAAGATTACCGATATCGATCCCCTCGAATATGGATTGATTTTCGAGCGCTTCTTGAATCCGGAGCGGGTTTCCATGCCGGATATCGACATGGATTTTTGCGTCGACGGGAGAGAGGCTGTGATTCAATATGTCGTCAATAAATATGGATCCGACCATGTCGCTCAAATTATCACCTTTGGGACCATGGCGGCCAAAGGTTCGATCCGGGATGTGGGAAGGGTGCTGGATATCCCCTATGCCGAGGTCGATAAAGTGGCCAAACTTATACCAAACGAACTGAATATCACACTTGAAAAGGCACTTGAACAGGAACCTAAAATTAAAGAATTGATGACAAGCGACCCGAAGGTTAACGAATTGATGACCCGGGCGCAGTCGATCGAAGGTCTTGCCCGCCACGCCTCAACGCATGCCGCCGGTATCGTTATTTCAGACAAGCCGCTCATCGAGCATGTTCCCCTTTACCGAGGCACCCATGATGAAATTGTCACCCAGTTTTCAATGGGTGACATCGAGAAGATCGGGCTGGTGAAATTTGATTTTCTCGGTCTGAGAACCTTAACCGTAATCCGGGAGGCGGAGAAGATCATTCAAAAAAGTCAGCCTTTCGATATTTCGACGATTCCAACCAATGATCCCGCCACTTTTGAGCTTCTCTGTAAAGGAAATACACTCGGAATTTTCCAGCTTGAAAGCCGTGGTATGGTCGATCTGATGACCAAAATGCATCCGGAGCGATTTGAAGACCTTATTGCCCTTTTGGCGCTTTATCGTCCTGGACCGATTCAGAGCGGCATGTTGGATGACTTTATTAAACGTAAGCGAGGAAAGACCAAAATTGCTTATGAGCATCCCCTCCTCGAAGAGATATTAAAAGAGACCTATGGCGTCATTGTTTATCAAGAACAGGTGATGAAGATTGCTAACGTCCTGGCCGGTTTTAGCCTGGGAGACGCCGATCTTCTTCGGCGAGCCATGGGGAAAAAGCTTCCCGAGGAGATGGAAAAACAGAAGACAATTTTTATTGAAGGAGCAAAGAAAAATAAAATTCCGGAGAAAAAGGCTGAAAAAATATTTGACTTGATGGCCTATTTCGCAGGATACGGCTTTAACAAATCTCATAGCGCGGCATATGCGTTGATTACTTACCAGACCGCCTATTTGAAAACGCACTTTCCAATCCCTTTTATGGTCGCCCTCCTATCAAGCGAAATGGGAAACCCGGATAAAATCGTTCAATACTTTTCGGAATGCAAGGCGATGGGAATTAAGATCCTTCCTCCCGATATTAATGAAAGTCGAAGCCGATTCACAATCACGGATGAAGGGATCCGTTTTGGCCTTGCCGCCATTAAAAATGTCGGCGAAGCGGCCATTGAGGTCATTATTGCCAATCGGATTGCTGACGGGCCATTTCGTTCGATTTTTAATCTGTGCAAACGAGTGGATCTTCGCAAGGTCAATAAAAGGGTCTTTGAAGGTCTCATCAAAGGGGGCGCATTATCAAATTTGAAGGGGAACCGGGCTCAACAGATGGCCGTATTGGAAAAAGCAATGGAAGATGGGAGTCTCTTTCAGAAGGAAGAAGAAGCAGGCCAGGAACGGTTATTTTCGTTCGCTCCCGACGAGTCTGCAGAAAAAACGGATTCGGAAAGCAATCTTCCGGAGACGTCGGAATGGGACGAAGCCACACTCCTTAAAAACGAAAAAGAATCGCTTGGATTTTATATTTCAAGTCACCCGCTGGTACGGTTTGAATCCGAATTGAAGCGGTATTATCTTTCGGATATCGCGGCCATAGAAGAGAAAAATGACAGCGAAGAGGTTCGAATGGCGGGGCTAATTAGCAGTAAGAAAATCATGAAAACCAAACGCGGAGATTCTATGGCCGTTCTGAAAATTGAAGACCTGGCCGGAACAATAGAAGCGGTCATCTTCCCCGATCTTTACCTTACGACCTCTCATCTGCTTGAAACGGAACATCCTCTGATTTTTTCCGGGGTGGTAGACAAAGGGGAAAAGGGGGTCAAATTAAAACTGACGAAAATTGAAAAATTGCAAAATCTTCCTAAGAAAATACCCAAGATTGAGATTCTAATCGATACCGATCAGCGAGACGAGGGGGACATTTCCAACCTTAAGGGATTGTTAACAAAATATCCGGGTGAAGCTCCCGTATTTTTAAAACTGGTAACTCCGGGCAAAAAAGAATATTATATGTCGTTAGCGAGTTCTTTTTCACTTCAGCTCTCAGAAACTTCCCTTTCGGAACTTTCTGACATTTTCGGGAGGGAAAACGTCAATATTATCAATGTACAGGAAACAGCATGA
- a CDS encoding oligosaccharide flippase family protein gives MPQIDSPILIKMPINRLKLNFISNICGQIWSGLMIFAFTPIYIRFVGIESYGLFGFYVMVQGSIQVLDLGMTQTMNREMARYSAVPDKAGETRDFVRTMEVCYWIIGIVIGVILWIVSPMIAKDWIRAESITIKTVQNIIMIMSIVLTLQWPISLYHGGLLGLQRHPELNVLKMCMSTLSGGGAVIILWLVSPTIMAFFIWQIVVTILHLFLSKLLLQRNLPMCLRKSKFSFELIQNVWHFAAGMSGITISAIILTQLDKIILSKMLTLKIFGYYSLASTLGSGLLMFITPVFNTIYPRLSYLVALGDQAKLKHAYHLGSQVMAVLILPLALTISYFSFDILFLWTSSREIAQYASNIVSVLIIGTALNGLMNLPYALQLANGWTSIGLKINTFFIIIFIPMIYFLTRTYGPIGAASVWVILNGLYMIIGVPLTHQKLLKGESWEWFSGDIFVTLVATFVATFIARQIFVSPMVPFVAILNLGITFIFVYSVGVLATPVTRSWALNRFLKKR, from the coding sequence ATGCCTCAAATTGATTCCCCAATTCTTATCAAAATGCCAATAAATCGTCTTAAACTCAACTTCATTTCAAATATATGCGGGCAGATCTGGTCAGGTCTAATGATATTTGCATTTACGCCCATATATATCAGGTTTGTCGGAATAGAAAGCTACGGGCTATTTGGATTTTATGTCATGGTGCAAGGATCCATACAGGTATTGGATTTGGGTATGACCCAAACCATGAATAGAGAAATGGCTCGATATTCCGCTGTTCCAGACAAAGCAGGAGAGACACGGGACTTTGTTCGGACTATGGAAGTTTGTTATTGGATAATCGGAATAGTGATCGGAGTTATTTTGTGGATCGTTTCACCCATGATCGCAAAGGACTGGATAAGGGCTGAATCGATTACAATTAAAACCGTTCAAAATATTATTATGATTATGAGTATTGTCTTGACGCTTCAGTGGCCAATTAGCCTTTATCACGGAGGATTGCTCGGTCTTCAACGACATCCGGAATTAAATGTACTCAAGATGTGTATGAGTACTTTAAGCGGCGGGGGTGCGGTCATAATACTATGGTTAGTCTCTCCGACTATCATGGCTTTCTTTATCTGGCAAATTGTCGTTACCATTCTTCATTTGTTTTTGAGTAAATTACTGCTTCAGCGCAATCTTCCAATGTGTTTAAGAAAATCAAAGTTCAGCTTTGAATTAATTCAAAACGTTTGGCATTTTGCGGCGGGAATGAGCGGTATAACCATTTCAGCTATCATTTTGACTCAATTAGACAAGATAATTTTGAGCAAAATGCTGACCTTAAAAATATTTGGTTATTATTCGTTGGCGAGTACCTTAGGAAGCGGACTCTTAATGTTCATTACGCCTGTTTTTAATACTATATACCCCAGATTGTCTTATCTGGTTGCCTTGGGTGATCAAGCGAAATTAAAACATGCTTATCATTTAGGATCTCAAGTCATGGCAGTACTGATCTTGCCTTTAGCACTCACCATTTCTTATTTTTCATTTGATATACTTTTTTTATGGACTTCCAGCCGTGAAATTGCCCAATACGCTTCAAATATTGTAAGTGTCCTTATCATAGGGACCGCCTTAAATGGATTAATGAATCTGCCCTATGCTCTGCAGCTAGCCAACGGCTGGACAAGCATTGGACTGAAAATTAATACATTTTTTATCATTATCTTCATTCCTATGATTTATTTTTTGACAAGAACCTATGGGCCCATTGGTGCCGCATCAGTGTGGGTCATTTTGAACGGCCTTTATATGATAATTGGAGTTCCTCTTACACATCAAAAATTGTTAAAAGGAGAATCCTGGGAGTGGTTTAGTGGAGATATTTTTGTGACTTTGGTCGCAACATTTGTCGCCACTTTCATCGCAAGACAGATATTTGTGAGTCCTATGGTACCCTTTGTCGCGATTCTTAATTTAGGAATCACTTTTATATTTGTTTATTCGGTTGGGGTTCTTGCGACACCCGTAACAAGAAGCTGGGCATTGAATCGCTTTTTGAAAAAAAGGTGA
- a CDS encoding glycosyltransferase family 2 protein, with translation MTGIKLSICIPTYNFGKFLTPCLDSVLKQISNEVEIIIVDGGSTDNTSEVIQGFQKSFSRIDYIRLEKKGGIDKDLALTVEKAHGEYCWLLSSDDLIKPGAIGRILDETQSGYGVYLGNRTVCDINLNPIREQQWLSGRIEDQVFNFSDNSELIDYLNKSQSLGALFSYMSTIIVNRKKWMNVDYNEIFTGSHYAHVFRIFTLLRSGGLLKYIKDPLIKCRTGNDSFLDHGIGNRFLIDLKGYQLLADELFGKTPVVRNYFMSVMRREHVWYGLICLRSEISNIVLWEDLKRRFMIFGYSEKQLLLVGILGLFKPIISLINKFTNLKRKLGRVANQNGGGR, from the coding sequence ATGACCGGAATAAAGCTTTCTATATGTATTCCGACCTATAATTTCGGAAAATTCCTTACACCCTGCCTGGATTCCGTTTTAAAACAAATTTCGAATGAAGTTGAAATTATCATTGTTGACGGAGGATCAACTGACAATACTTCTGAAGTTATTCAAGGGTTTCAAAAGTCCTTTTCTAGAATAGATTACATCCGATTGGAAAAGAAAGGAGGTATAGATAAGGATCTGGCGTTGACTGTTGAAAAAGCTCACGGGGAATATTGTTGGTTGTTGTCAAGTGACGATCTCATTAAACCGGGTGCGATTGGCAGAATTCTTGATGAAACTCAAAGTGGATATGGAGTCTATTTAGGTAACCGAACAGTATGTGATATAAACCTTAATCCCATAAGAGAGCAACAGTGGCTTTCCGGAAGGATTGAAGATCAGGTGTTCAATTTTTCAGATAATTCTGAATTAATTGATTATTTAAACAAATCACAATCGTTAGGAGCGCTATTTAGTTATATGAGCACGATCATTGTGAATCGAAAAAAATGGATGAACGTTGATTATAATGAGATCTTTACAGGGAGTCATTATGCCCATGTCTTCAGAATCTTTACATTGTTGAGAAGTGGCGGTTTATTAAAATACATAAAGGACCCTCTCATAAAATGTAGAACCGGAAATGACAGTTTTTTAGATCATGGAATAGGAAATCGATTTTTAATTGACTTAAAAGGATATCAGCTTCTGGCAGATGAATTATTTGGAAAGACACCCGTTGTAAGAAACTATTTCATGTCTGTGATGCGACGTGAACATGTTTGGTATGGATTAATCTGTTTAAGAAGCGAAATATCGAACATAGTTCTGTGGGAAGATTTAAAGCGGAGATTCATGATTTTTGGTTATTCTGAAAAGCAACTTTTATTAGTTGGAATTTTAGGATTATTTAAGCCAATTATTTCATTAATCAATAAATTTACCAATTTGAAAAGAAAGTTAGGTCGAGTGGCTAATCAGAATGGGGGAGGAAGGTAG